The Oreochromis niloticus isolate F11D_XX linkage group LG18, O_niloticus_UMD_NMBU, whole genome shotgun sequence DNA window GCATCGGCGTGTAGAGCAAGGGACTCTACCAAAGTGATAGAAGGTAGGCTATTGTCAGATTCACCTAAGAGATGACGGTGGCACAAGACACTGAATGTGTCAGCTGTCACATCTTGTCGGTTGGAAGATGAAGAGAGATGATGGGAAGCGAATTGTTTCATTCGCTCTTTTTCTTCAAGAGAAGCATAGTCATCACCCACAGTATCATGTGGCCGCCTAGAGAGGCCATCTGCATCTTGATTGCTCTTACCAGCACGATACTTAATATTAAAGTCGAAGGTGGAGAGAGCGGCCAACCAGCGATAGCTGGCAGCATCAAGCTTGGCTGACTTCAAAACATAGGTCAATGGGTTGTTGTCTGTTAACACCATGAACGTGTTCCCGTAGAGATAATCTTGGAACTTCTCTACAATGGACCACTTTAATGCAAGAAATTCCAGTTTGTGAGCTGGATACCGCTTTTCACTGGGTGAAAGTCCTCTACTTGCGTAGGCAATAACCCTCACTTCACCATCCTGTTCTTGATACAAGGCTGCCCCTAGCCCAGAGGTGCTTGCATCAGTATGGAGGATGTATGGTAGTTTTGGGTTAGCATATCCAAGCACTGGAGCTGATGTCAGTTTCTCTATGATTACCTCAAAAGCTTCCTGACAAGCAGGGGTCCAACGGCTGGAAAGAGGCTCTTTAGGGTTCAAGTATCCGCTAGGACTGGGTGTTACCTTTCTGCCCTTCCTGTATGGTGGGTAGCCTTTGGTAAGATCATTCAGGGGTTTGACAATTTTTGAATAGTCCTTCACAAACCGTCGATAGTACCCTGCAAAGCCTAGAAAAGACTTGAGGTCACTGAGCATCTGGGGTCTTGGCCAGGTTTTGAGAGCTCTGACCTTCCCAGGATCAGTCTCTACACCTTTGCTAGACACAATGTGTCCCAGGTATCGCACTGAACTTTGGAAAAAGGAGCACTTTTGGGGAGAAAGCTTCAACCCATATTCTCTCAGTTGCTGAAGGACACGTAGAAGCCTGGTTTCATGTTCCTCCAAGGTGCTGGAGAACACGATGATGTCATCTAAGAACACCAGAACTTCTTTCAGATTGAGGCTGCCCATACACCGTTCCATTAAGCGCTGGAAGGTGCTGGGAGCGTTGGTGATCCCCTGGGGCATACGGTTAAACTCGTAAAATCCCAAAGGGCACACAAAAGCTGTCTTGGGCTTATCACATTCCTCCATCTCAATCTGATAATAACCAGACTTGAGATCCATTACTGAAAACCATTTGGATCCAGCAAGGGCTGAAAAAGCCTCTTCAAGGTTTGGAAGTGCGTACGCATCTCGTATTGTTAACGCATTGAGCTTGCGATAATCAATACAAAGACGGACCTCTCCATTCTTCTTTTTGACCACCACAATTGGTGAAGCATAAGGGGACTCTGATTCACGGATTACTCCTGCATCAAGAAGTGTTTGCAAGTGCTTCCTCACAGCTTCATAATCATTTGGGTGGATTGGCCTGGACTTTTGCTTAAAGGGTGCTTCGTCCTTTAAGTTTATGTGATGTTTCACTTTAGATACATGCCCAAAATCCAGATCATGCTGGGCAAAAACATCAGTATAGGCACTTAGACGCTGGGTAACCCTCTCTTTCCACTCCTGCGGGAGGGGAGAATTACCAAAGTCAAATGTCAAATCTGGGTGAGCAGGTTCATCAACTGGCTGTGCAGTAACATTACAACATTTCACAGTGTCATCATTTTTGGTTGAAATAGATGATTCGTCATATATCTTTGCAGGACTATGGAGCTCTGCAATGACACACCTAGAAGGCAGTGTTATGTCATGCTCAGTTTCATTTCTCACCCATATAGGTAACCTATGAGGATGCTGCTTGGGCAAAGTGACAAGACAGCACTCCACAAAAATTCCCCTGGTAAGGTGGATGTCATTGGCTGCTCAACGATGGCACATTCACCAGCACTGCTGGATCTGACACAGCCTTCAAGGAGGACTCTCCCTTGAGCTGGTACTACATGTTGCACCTTGCCCTTAAGAGTTACAAAGCCATCATTTCCGGCTAGGTTTATCTCTCTCCTGACCTTGAGTGTACGAAGGATCTGCCTGTAGCCATAGACCGGCGACAAATCATTGGGATCTTTACCCTGACAATATTCGTCGTACAGAACATCAAGTGCATTTGTCCCAATCAGCACAGGCAGGTCACAGTTAGAGCGTAGGTCAGGCACTACTAAAGCAAGACTAGAAACCTCAGGCTCAGTTTCAATAAAGCTTTTTGGAAACTTAAGGCTGATGGGTATGTATCCCAAGTAAGGAACATTTTGGCCACTAGCAGCCTCAACATCGAGGCCACTGATGGGCTGAATGGGATGTTCTGAAAGATTGGTGTTGTAAAATGAAGCAGATACTGTGGTCACTTGAGACCCAGTGTCAAGGAGACAACTGCAATTGACTCCCGACACGGTAACATTTGCTGTACATTTCTGTCCTACAAGTCCTTGGGTAACCTAATCTGGGGTCGTGCTGCACGAGAGAGAGAAGATGCTTTACTCTGAGGTTCCGGTTTGGGACGTTCATGATTACTTTCAGTTCCTGGTAGTCCCTCCCCAGGAACTGATTTTAGTTTAAAGCTGACATATTCTGTTCCTCCCAGACTTGTAGTTTCTGGTTGAACTCCTTACGTTTCACTTCAACTAGTTCAGGGTTTGGTTCATTGCTGCAAGAGGGAGCAATATGACCATCCTCGCCGCACCTGAAGCAGTACCATGGGCGTGGCTTCTTAGTGAGCTTAGTCTCGCTTGGGTCAGATTTCTCCTTAGGAAGAACCTTGAACttaggtttggtttttttatttgGCTTGTCAGAGTTCTGGCTTGAACTGTCAATAGCTGATGCTTTCAGCGAAGCCACTTGAGCTTGTAGCTTTGCAAGTTTCCTTTCTAACTTATGTGCATCAAAAGACACTGGCCTATCATTAACAGCTGATACGTCTGTATCATCAGTGACATACTCTCCTACTTCAAGGGAGTTTAAATGCGCCTTAGGCTTAGAAATGCCTAAGTGCTGTTTCATTCGGCTGGACTTTGCCGCTTGCCGATCCTCCTCAGTACGTAGCAAGAGGAgcaactctggaaatgaaggtGGCTTGTCCTTCTTCTGCTCAAGCTGCAAGGTTGTGATCAAGCTGTTGTTCCAGCAACCTCTACAAAACTGTTTAAGCAGTTGGCGATCTGAATCATTTGTAGTGATGCCGCCTCTTTTAATGACTTTACTCAGGGTTATCTGCAACCGCTGTAAATAGGCAGAAGGCTTTTCACCTGAGTTCTGGTTTGTGCTCAAGAATTTGGCAAAAAGCTCATCCCCATCATCAACAGTACCATACGCTGAGTCAAGAAGGCTGAGATAGTCATGGGGAGAAGCGTTAGGACCAAGGTGCTTTACAATGTTAGCAGCTGGTGGAAGAAGGCTCTCAACTATTTTCCTTACCATATGTTTGTCAGATATGGTGCTATCTGTGAGGTGGAATTCAACATTGTTGCGCCACGTATCATAATCAGCTTCGAAAGTAGAGCAGGGGGTTTTCCCCGAGAAGGGCCTGAGCTTTGCATGACCTTGAGAAGGCATTTCATTATTCTTAATGACATGCTCAACTACTA harbors:
- the LOC109195520 gene encoding zinc finger CCHC domain-containing protein 12; translated protein: MDVIQTEGVKVPNSVLVGGLTGDEVDNEVIDYLGQFGSIGRVIKVTSTEAQFKNTAIVEFQSGEPVQFLKDSLPCKRQSRNPSVVHHIQLLSALYAADRGSCLTHSYLTELKGLAKLSGADFEKVLLDELARMKKSTESNPTVGPNVTVPNQNLQLTSDIDQDEPAIIEHQSPVKLGSDLTHLPEHDSHSSSPSVEVTPSHRKTTIYLPPEQLTTPEVQRVVVEHVIKNNEMPSQGHAKLRPFSGKTPCSTFEADYDTWRNNVEFHLTDSTISDKHMVRKIVESLLPPAANIVKHLGPNASPHDYLSLLDSAYGTVDDGDELFAKFLSTNQNSGEKPSAYLQRLQITLSKVIKRGGITTNDSDRQLLKQFCRGCWNNSLITTLQLEQKKDKPPSFPELLLLLRTEEDRQAAKSSRMKQHLGISKPKAHLNSLEVGEYVTDDTDVSAVNDRPVSFDAHKLERKLAKLQAQVASLKASAIDSSSQNSDKPNKKTKPKFKVLPKEKSDPSETKLTKKPRPWYCFRCGEDGHIAPSCSNEPNPELVEVKRKEFNQKLQVWEEQNMSALN